The DNA region AGATGCCGTAAGTAAAAGCGATAAACAATGGGAAAACTATATTCTAGGTGTTATTTACGAATTAGAACAGTTATCTGATAAGTTAAAAGGATTTGATTGTGTTTTGGATAGCAATATTCCAATAGGTTCAGGTGTTAGTTCTTCAGCAGCATTAGAATGTGGTTTGGCTTTTGGGTTGAATGAATTATTTAATCTTGGCCTATCCAAACTAACCATTGTTGAGTTATCGCAAAGAGCAGAACACAATTATGTAGGTACTAAATGTGGAATTATGGATCAGTTTGCATCTGTAATGAGCAAAAAAGATCATGTAATCCTATTAGATTGTCAATCCTTAGATTATCAATATGTCCCAATTAAAATAGAACCTTTTAAAATACTATTACTAAACACAAATGTCTCCCATAATTTGGCTTCTGGAGAATATAATATAAGAAGATCTCAATGTGAAGAAGGTGTAAAAATTATAAAACAAAAATATCCCAAAGTAAATTCTTTACGTGATATTTCCAATACTATGTTAGATGAGTTTAAAAACGAACTTTCTGATGTAATATTCAATAGATGTAAATACGTAGTTGAAGAAAAAGAACGTGTATTAAATGCCGTTGAGGCATTAAAAAATGGTCAACTCGATAAACTCGGCGAATATATGTATGAAACCCATGAAGGGTTACAAAACTTGTACGAAGTCAGCTGCCCCGAATTAGATTTTTTGGTTGACTTTTCTAAAAAATATGACGAAGTTATTGGTGCTAGAATGATGGGAGGCGGTTTTGGCGGATGTACTATAAACATTATCCATCAAGATGTCGTAGAAAATTTTATTGATCAAGCATCTAAGGCATACTTTGAAAAATTCAATATTAAACTGACTGCTTTCGAAGCTATGCCAAGTGGTGGAACTAGTGTTAGTTATAAAGTAACTCGTTAGTTTTTATGGGTCTCAAAATTTTCATTCAAAAATAGATTTCGCTTCAGCATGAATTTTTAAAAAATTAGAATCTAAGTTAGCTCCGTTAAATTCCTTAAACTCGGGCAAACTTTTCTTGATTTTTGGAAATTTAAATTGCACCCTTTTATCCTTACCATCCGCAAAAGTGACAAATTCTCCTTGCTTTAGTCGAAAAAAAGCATCTGCTCTTGTTTTGGCAACTTCCTTCTCCCCTTTTGTAACACGAGTGTCAAAATTGAGGTTGTAACCTTTATTGATACTTCTGGTCTCTTTTTTCACAATCTCAAAAAAACGTTCATAGTACTTTGCGGTATCTGGGTCATTTGCCTTTCCAAAAAACTGATAGGATAGATTACTTAAAATAGCACGGCTTGGTTTATCTCCATACATCATATCGTTCTGAATTTTATCTTGTAACACATAAAGGGTTACAATATCATAACTTCTTAAGGTTGCCGGAATACGGTGCATATTTAACAACCGAATGGTAGAGGCTTCTTCCAACAATACAAATGAAGGATTTTGATACCTTTCGCTCATCTGTTTGGTAATAGTGTGCA from Aureibaculum sp. 2308TA14-22 includes:
- the galK gene encoding galactokinase translates to MKEKESSTNNWDLIIDSPGRINIIGEHTDYNNGFVLPTAIDKKIQFKFNKNGSQNTCNIHSNNFDVGFTFELDAVSKSDKQWENYILGVIYELEQLSDKLKGFDCVLDSNIPIGSGVSSSAALECGLAFGLNELFNLGLSKLTIVELSQRAEHNYVGTKCGIMDQFASVMSKKDHVILLDCQSLDYQYVPIKIEPFKILLLNTNVSHNLASGEYNIRRSQCEEGVKIIKQKYPKVNSLRDISNTMLDEFKNELSDVIFNRCKYVVEEKERVLNAVEALKNGQLDKLGEYMYETHEGLQNLYEVSCPELDFLVDFSKKYDEVIGARMMGGGFGGCTINIIHQDVVENFIDQASKAYFEKFNIKLTAFEAMPSGGTSVSYKVTR